From a single Kingella potus genomic region:
- a CDS encoding alpha/beta hydrolase: MSSLFSRNAPAVSWDALDRAKRLLTNPIMVVIGDKTGAFGSHHFGYDIIRRAEAKELVILPFSHYELYNLPAASNAALEKIMPFFGKNL, from the coding sequence GTGTCGTCGCTGTTCTCGCGCAACGCGCCAGCGGTGAGCTGGGACGCGCTCGATCGCGCCAAACGGTTGTTGACCAACCCGATTATGGTGGTCATCGGCGACAAAACAGGTGCATTTGGCTCGCACCATTTCGGCTACGACATCATCCGTCGTGCGGAGGCGAAAGAACTGGTTATCCTGCCGTTCAGCCATTACGAACTTTACAACCTGCCCGCGGCAAGCAATGCTGCGCTGGAAAAAATCATGCCGTTTTTTGGGAAGAATTTGTGA
- a CDS encoding EamA family transporter — MKQDNLIANVLLTALAPLIWGSTYLVTTEFLPPDRPFTAAVLRCLPAGVLLLLWTRTLPKAGDWGKTAALAFLNIGFFQAMLFIAAYRLPGGLAAVLSSTQVLMVLLLLRFIGRETVAKAVWLFALLGVVGVAMLVLSPHAKSDTLGIVAALAGAASMASGVFFGKRWQVDLPLPALTGWQLFLGGLMLLPVAAWRETLPAAFTAANIGGYLYLCLFGAVLSYALYFRGIAKLPPAAVSSLGLLSPVCAFILGWLFLQQHMNAVSLIGFVLVLVSVFGVQRAAHRK; from the coding sequence ATGAAACAAGACAATCTGATAGCCAATGTTTTACTCACCGCTCTTGCACCGCTAATTTGGGGTTCGACCTATTTGGTAACCACCGAATTTCTCCCGCCCGACCGCCCGTTTACCGCTGCCGTGCTGCGTTGTCTGCCTGCCGGTGTGCTGCTTTTGTTGTGGACGCGAACCCTGCCCAAGGCGGGCGATTGGGGCAAAACGGCGGCCTTGGCGTTTTTGAATATCGGCTTTTTTCAGGCAATGCTGTTTATCGCCGCCTACCGTTTGCCCGGCGGCTTGGCGGCGGTGCTTAGCTCTACGCAGGTGCTGATGGTGCTGTTATTGCTACGTTTTATCGGACGGGAAACGGTGGCAAAAGCGGTGTGGCTGTTCGCCCTGCTCGGCGTGGTCGGGGTGGCGATGTTGGTGCTTTCGCCCCATGCCAAAAGCGATACGCTCGGCATTGTTGCGGCGCTGGCGGGTGCTGCGTCGATGGCATCAGGGGTGTTTTTCGGCAAACGCTGGCAGGTGGATTTGCCGCTGCCTGCGCTCACCGGCTGGCAACTGTTTCTCGGCGGACTCATGCTCCTGCCCGTTGCCGCATGGCGTGAAACCCTGCCTGCCGCGTTCACCGCTGCCAATATCGGCGGTTATCTCTATCTGTGCCTGTTCGGTGCGGTGCTGTCTTATGCCTTGTATTTTCGCGGCATTGCCAAGCTGCCGCCCGCCGCCGTGTCGTCGCTCGGTCTGTTAAGCCCCGTCTGCGCCTTTATTCTCGGCTGGCTGTTCTTGCAGCAGCATATGAATGCCGTGTCGCTTATCGGCTTTGTGCTGGTGTTAGTCTCCGTTTTCGGCGTACAACGCGCCGCCCATCGTAAGTAA
- a CDS encoding MarR family winged helix-turn-helix transcriptional regulator: MSNQTDRVDDIIAQWHAARPDLRSGLPAMALLGRLNRCNALLAPQLGKIFAEYGLNFGEFDVLATLRRAGAPFILSPTALYATLMVSSGTMTHRLKILENRGLISRLPNPDDSRSQLVQLSGAGKTLIDQAVTAHLANENALLSNLSDAEKQALDTGLRALLREWESGKAD, translated from the coding sequence ATGAGCAACCAAACCGACCGCGTGGACGACATCATCGCCCAATGGCACGCCGCACGCCCTGACCTGCGTTCAGGGCTGCCCGCGATGGCACTATTAGGACGGCTGAACCGCTGCAACGCCCTGTTAGCCCCGCAATTGGGCAAAATCTTTGCCGAATACGGGCTGAACTTCGGCGAATTTGACGTACTCGCCACCCTACGCCGTGCAGGCGCGCCGTTTATCCTTTCGCCCACCGCCCTTTACGCCACGCTGATGGTGTCGTCAGGCACGATGACCCACCGCTTGAAAATCCTAGAAAATCGCGGACTTATCAGCCGCCTGCCCAATCCCGACGACAGTCGCAGCCAGCTCGTACAACTAAGCGGCGCAGGAAAAACACTGATAGACCAAGCCGTTACCGCCCATCTCGCCAACGAAAACGCCCTGCTGTCAAACCTGAGCGACGCAGAAAAACAGGCACTGGACACAGGACTGCGGGCATTGCTTAGAGAATGGGAAAGCGGCAAGGCTGATTGA